The Synechocystis sp. PCC 6714 genome includes the window TTTCCTGATTGGCACCCTGGCCATTTGCGGTATTCCCCCCTTTGCGGGCTTTTGGTCGAAAGATGAAATTCTCGGTTTAGCTTTCCAGGCCAATCCCCTACTCTGGTTTGTGGGTTGGGCCACGGCGGGCATGACCGCTTTTTATATGTTCCGCATGTACTTCATGACCTTTGAAGGCGGTTTCCGGGGCAATGACGAGGAAGCTAAAGATGGAGTTTTAAGGTTCTACGGCTTAATTCCCAACTTTGGCCCAGGGGCAATGAACGTGAAAGAATTGGATCATGGATCTGGCCACGGTGACCACAGCCATAGTTCCGAACCCCATGAGTCTCCCTTGACCATGACCTTTCCCCTCATGGCCTTAGCCGTTCCTTCGGTGCTAATTGGTCTGTTGGGACGGCCCTGGGCTAACCAGTTTGAAGCCTTTATCCACGCCCCCGGTGAAGTGGTAGAACACGCTACTGAGTTTGAATGGGGCGAGTTTTATGTCATGGCCGGAAATTCCATTGGCATTGCCCTCATTGGCATTACCATTGCTTCCTTCATGTATTGGCAACATAAATTTGATCCCAAAGTGTTGTCGGATAAATTCCCGGCCCTGTACCAACTATCTTTGAACAAATGGTACTTTGACGACATTTATGACAAACTATTTGTCCAAGGTTCCCGTCGGGTAGCCCGGCAAATCATGGAGGTGGACTACAAAGTCATTGACGGGGCAGTTAACCTCACTGGTTTAGTAACCCTAGTGAGTGGGGAAGGTTTGAAATATCTGGAAAATGGTCGGGCCCAATTCTATGCCCTGATTGTCTTTGGGGCGGTCTTAGGTTTTGTCATTTTGTTTAGCTTGACCTAAGCTTGCTACGGGGAGCTGGTTGTCCAGGACTATCTCCCCAAAACAAATAGGGCGAGCTTTCCAGCTAAACCCCAGGCCTAGTGTGCTTCAACCATTTGGTTTCCATGCCAGATGGTTTTTTATTGCTCCCAAATTAGACAAAATTAATAGCTATCTTCCCCCTGGACAGTTTTGAGTACAAAACGTTGATTACCTTGCATTAGTAGGTCGGCGATCGCCGTTTTAAACCGTAGGGCCACGGAGGAATTGGCCAAGAAAGCCTGGGCCTGTTCCCGGTATTCTGCTCCCTGTACAGTTTCCGCTTGGTCTAGATTTTCCAATGCTTGGCAGAGGTCATGGATCTGGGCAGTGTGGTCAGACACGGTTTTGTTGCTCCAACGCAGTTTCCGGCCATGGTAACCCAGCTATCTAAAAACAAACCAAAAATAGAGCTTGGCTTAATGAAACTTTTGCGTTATTGCTGTTGCCACTGTGACCATTGCAAAGCTAGGCAAAAAAGAGCTTTCCCTTTTACCGAACAAGGGAAGAACTAGCCAGCGTTAAAATGGGAAAAACGAGATTCCCAACCAGGAGGTGTTGATTCGGTGTCCGGCAAAAAAAACGATTACGATGCCTTGTTAGCGAATTTCACTGACCGGGAAGGGGCGATCGCCCTACTGCGGCAACACCGACCCTACCTGGAAAAACTACCCAGTTTACGGCGGCCAGAACAAAGTATTATCACCATACCCTTGCCCATTGTCCGTTTGCGCCATCTTCCCCTCAACGATACCGACCAAGGCGGACGGCAAACCACGCCCCTGGCCAAGGTAATTCCCTGTGACCTGGCGATTTTGATGTGTGACCCGGAATGGCAGGTGAAATTAGGTCCGGAAATTTTGGTCTTTATCCACCGCCCAGAAGAGAATTTTTCTGACCTACTCAGTCGTTGGCGTCGGAGTCAAATTTATCTCGACCAGGATTATGAATGGTTAATGCCCCCCCAGGAAAAACACATGTTTAGTGAAGGGGCGGAGGAAATTTGTCCCCTTTTTATTATTTTTGAGCAAACCCCCAACCACATCCAAAAAGGTTTAGCTGGGGCCCGGTTGCCCTTTGTGCTCCACAGTGAAGGTAATTTGACAATGGCAGAAACCCCAGAACTAATCTCTGAGTAGTGGGTTGGGTGGACTTATAGTTGACTTAATTGAAAGTAAGACACCAACCAGAGCTAAAAGCTTCTTTGGTAAAGACCTTAGTAATCTCAATCTTACTTTGATTGACTATAAATCTAGAAATTTAAAGGGGATCCATCAGGTCAAACAAGCGAATTTTTAAAGCTTCAATTTGCGACAGAGGAGCCACCCCGGTGGGGCAAGAATCACTACACATGCGACAGTTGTTGCACCCCCATACCCCCTGTTTATCTTTGCCCAGGGCCTCAAGGCGGGCTTTGGTGGCTATGTCACGATTATCTAAAATTAAACGATGGGCTTTGGCTAGGGCGTGGGGACCGACAAAATTTTCGTTTTTCTTCTTTGCGTCACAGTCCGAATAGCAAACTCCACAAAGAACACAATTGCTCACATCGTCGAGGGCGGCCCTTTGCTCTGGGGATTGGGAAAATTCTGCTCCTTTTTCCCTTTGGTGCTTATTAATTAGATAGGGGTAAACCGCATCTAAACCAGCAAAAAACTTTTCCATATTCACCACCAAATCCTTGATGACGGGCAAATTGCCCAGGGGACTAATGGTGAAAACTCCGATATTTTCTCGGTTACTATTGGCGAGCCACTGGCCCGAGCTTTCAATACTTTCTTTGCAGGCCAAGACCGGGCGATCATTGACCCGTATGGCACAGCTACCACAGATAGCATTGCGACAATTTTTGCGGAAAGCTAGGCTGCCATCCTGTTGCCATTTGATCTGATTTAAACAATCTAGGATGGTGGCTTGGGGATCAACATCCAAAGAGTAATTTTGCCAATGGCGATCGCCATCAGTTAGTTGTCGTTGCACTTTAAAAATAATTTCCATGGTAGAGGAAGTTAACTGGGCGAAAAGGGCTCAACCTTCCTATTACCAAAGGGCCGGGGGCAATAATTTTTATTTCTGGCCCCAGCAAAATCCTGCAAATTAATGGGGAATTGTAGGAAGATGTTCTCCCTAAATTTTATCCCCCATTGACCATAGTAAATTAACCTTACTCTTCGTCGTCGTCGGCACCCACCTGCTTGAGATGAATGTGTTTGCGACCGAGGGTAATTTCAAATTCATCCCCCACGTTGAGGCTCATTTTTTTGGTGTAAGCTGCCCCGATGAGAAGATTACCGTTGGACTGCACACTAATGCGGTAACTGGCAGAACGACCACCCCGACCTTGGCCAGAGGAAGAACTATCTAAATCAATTCCTTGGGCATCCATTAGGGCGTTGTAGAACTTCATCATATTGACCCGGGGTAGGCCTTTTTTGGTGGAAGTTACATAACCGCAGATTTTAGCTTTCTCTTCTTTGGGCAGATCCCCTAATTCTTTAACTTTCTCGAGCAATGCTTCGCCAGTTAAAGGCTTGGTTCCGTTTGATTTAGCCATTAAAGTTTTTAGTGATTGAGATTGATCAGGATTGACAAGCAAGGTGGGGCTAGTCGAGGGAATAATTGACTCTTTTTCTCCTTGCTACCCTGCTTATATTACACGTTTCTAGCAATAATTATCTAGTTTGTTTAGGGAAATAGTTAATTTTATGGGGTAGTTGATGGACAAGGATGGCTTTTATACTGAAGGAATGAAGTTGACAACAAAAAGCCATTACAGTGTTAAAGCCTTGCTGGATTTAGCCTTACAACCAGACTATGGTCCCGCTTCGGTGAAGGCGATCGCCGAGCGACAGAATATCCCTGGGCCTTATTTGGAAAAACTTTTGATTATCCTACGGCGGGCTGGCATAGTGAACGCCTATCGGGGGGTAAGTGGAGGTTATCAATTGGCCCATACCCCGGATCAAATTTCCCTGGGGCAAATATTAGCGGCCCTAGGAGAAAGCTTGGAACCATTTCCCCAATATGGCGACGCCAAAAGTTTAGCGGAGGATTGGGTCACCCTGAGTGTGTGGCGACAATTACACCAAAAATTTGTCAAAGCGCTCTATTCAATTACTTTGGCTGACCTTTATTACGATGCCCGCAGTTGGCAAGCGGCCCAAGGGGAAGGGATTAATTTTATTGTTTGATTGATCGGAAAATAAGGGGAGGATATCAATCTTCAAACTACTCAATTGTTAGGTAATCGGGCTAAGCTTCCCCATCAACATCGGGTAACTGGACCCCTTCATAGGCCCGCCATTGGTTTCGACCTTTTGCTTTGGCTTCATACAGCGCCAAATCCGCCGCTTTGACCAGAGCGTTGGGGTTGATGTGGCGATCGGGAACACAGACGGCAATGCCGATGCTGAGGGTGACGTAGCCGGTGTCTGACTCACTATGGGGAACCGCTAGGTTAGCAACTCCGGCCTGGAGTGCCTTGGTGACATGGATTGCTCCTTCTAGATCTGTTTGGGAGAGGATAACGGCAAATTCTTCTCCCCCGTAGCGGGCCACTAGGTCGGTCGGTCTTTTGGCCACTTTTGCCATGGCATTGGCAATTTCCTTCAGACATCGATCGCCAGCGGGGTGACCGTAATTATCATTAAAACCTTTGAAAAAATCCACATCACAGAGGAGCAAAGCCAATGGTTCGGAGCCCCGTTGTAATCTTTGCCATTCCCTTTCCAAAGTGGAATCAAACAGGTAACGGTTACCCACTTGGGTGAGGGCATCCAAAGAAGAAATTTGCTGTAATCGGATGTTGCTGGCTTCCAACTGCTCATACAGTTCTCCCTGGTGAATGGCGATCGCCACTTGGGTGGCCAATTCCATCAACAATTGCAGGTCATCCTCTTGCCAATAACGGGGACTTTTACACTCGTGGGCAATGAGCAAACCCCAAAGATTTTCATTGAAAACCACCGGCACCACTAAATTAGCCTTGACTTGGTAATGACGTAGTAACTCCCTATGGCACTCGGCCAAATCAGCCATTTCGATGTCAGAAATGGCCCGCACCCTCCCTTCCCGATAAAGCCGCAGATAATGACCCTTAAAACAGGGGTCGTCAATTTCCTGATTGATAATTGACTGGCAAAAATCATTGTGGGACTCCGTCTGTACCCGCCCCGACCACTGGGAATTGAACTTAAACAACACCACCCGGTCAGTATTTAAGAATTGCCTCACTTCGGTCACAGTGGAATGCAAAATATCGTTGATGTTGAGGGAAGCGCGAATTTTATTAGCGATTTTCAGCACCAATTTTTCCTTGACATTCCGCTGTTGTAACCGTTCCTTGAGCAAAACATAATCGTGTAGTTTTTCTGTCCAGGGATTTTCCCGGTTGAGGGAATTGGGCAGGGGGGCATCTTCAACGTCCATATTTCCCTGACACTGGTCCGACTCGGTTTCTGCTGGGGATGGGTGGGGCGGGGGTGGAGTGGGGCCAAAATCGAGAATTTGCGGGTAGAAAAGATAGGTCATCATAGCTTCCGCCGGCAGGGGTCTAGTGAGGAAATAGCCCTGGCCCAGATGGCAACCCATCTTCCGCAAACGTTGCAGTTGGGCTTCCGATTCGATGCCCTCGGCGACAATTTCCAGGTTTAAACCATTGGCCAAATCAATCACGTATTGAATAATGGCGGTGTCGGCCCCTTCATTGAGCAAATCATCCACAAAGGATTTATCAATCTTCAGGCGGTGAATGGGCAATTGCTTGAGAATGCTTAGGGAAGAATAGCCAGTGCCAAAATCATCGATCGCCACTTGTACCCCCTCTTCCTGCAAACAATGGAGCAGGGTGACAGTACCCTTAATATCTTCCATCATCAAACTTTCGGTAATTTCCAGTTCCAGGTCCTCCGGCGGCATAGCTGTGCGTTTCAAACAGGCCAGGACGGAATTAAGCCATTTCTCATCCTGGAATTGACGAGCCGAAATATTCACCGCCATGCGTAGCCTACGCCCCGTTTCCCGGTAGAAATGTTGGTGGGTTGTACAGGCCGTTTCCAGCACCCATTGCCCCAAATGGTTAATCAGCCCCAACTCCTCCGCTAGGGGAATAAACACATCGGGGGCCACCTGCCCCAGTCGGGGATGTTGCCAACGAACCAAGGCTTCTACTCCTACTAATTTCCCTGTATCCAGAGCCACTTGGGGTTGGAAGTAGAGTACAAACTCTTCGTTAGTTAAAGCCTGCCGCAGGTCTGATTCCAAAGTCAGGCGATCAAGCATGGGGGCGGAATCCTGGGGACGATAAAACTGGTAAGTGTTTT containing:
- a CDS encoding AbrB family transcriptional regulator, which encodes MAKSNGTKPLTGEALLEKVKELGDLPKEEKAKICGYVTSTKKGLPRVNMMKFYNALMDAQGIDLDSSSSGQGRGGRSASYRISVQSNGNLLIGAAYTKKMSLNVGDEFEITLGRKHIHLKQVGADDDEE
- a CDS encoding RrF2 family transcriptional regulator, which codes for MDKDGFYTEGMKLTTKSHYSVKALLDLALQPDYGPASVKAIAERQNIPGPYLEKLLIILRRAGIVNAYRGVSGGYQLAHTPDQISLGQILAALGESLEPFPQYGDAKSLAEDWVTLSVWRQLHQKFVKALYSITLADLYYDARSWQAAQGEGINFIV
- the sdhB gene encoding succinate dehydrogenase iron-sulfur subunit, encoding MEIIFKVQRQLTDGDRHWQNYSLDVDPQATILDCLNQIKWQQDGSLAFRKNCRNAICGSCAIRVNDRPVLACKESIESSGQWLANSNRENIGVFTISPLGNLPVIKDLVVNMEKFFAGLDAVYPYLINKHQREKGAEFSQSPEQRAALDDVSNCVLCGVCYSDCDAKKKNENFVGPHALAKAHRLILDNRDIATKARLEALGKDKQGVWGCNNCRMCSDSCPTGVAPLSQIEALKIRLFDLMDPL
- a CDS encoding diguanylate cyclase domain-containing protein is translated as MNPNRSLEDFLRNVINKFHRALTLRETLQVIVEEARIFLEVDRVKVYKFAADGSGEVLAEAVDRTSLPSLLGLHFPADDIPPHAREELGKQKKMIAVDVAHRRKKSHDLSGRVSSMGQGNGHYMAVDSCHIQYLLAMGVLSSLTVPVMQDQQLWGIMAVHHSKPRRFTEQEWETMALLSKEVSLAITQSQLSQQVHQQQVQEALVQRLERTVAQYGDRPETWQYALEIVGQAMEADGGVLYIAPDLTGSAAQHYQWNLNFDWGDWLEMALWQELMRGKPNPTSTLASVQSSWEKPKPFTGVKPLPPANCVPQVYTLSELEQRGDWVALEEPLKAQNFKSFLMVPLAADQQWVGGLILLRKEQSLVKHWAGKRIVDRRNMLPRLSFEAWEETQKLVPTWSSAERKLAQVASTQLYMAITQQFVTRLITQQTAYDPLTQLPNWIIFNRQLTLALLDALYEGKMVGVLVIAMDRFKRINESFGHKTGDGLLQEVADRLNQKLLPLAAYNPLLSRWHGDGFTILLTKISDNQEMIPLCERLLGTFQEPFFLQGQPIYLTASMGISTAPYDGETAESLLKFAEIALTRAKCQGKNTYQFYRPQDSAPMLDRLTLESDLRQALTNEEFVLYFQPQVALDTGKLVGVEALVRWQHPRLGQVAPDVFIPLAEELGLINHLGQWVLETACTTHQHFYRETGRRLRMAVNISARQFQDEKWLNSVLACLKRTAMPPEDLELEITESLMMEDIKGTVTLLHCLQEEGVQVAIDDFGTGYSSLSILKQLPIHRLKIDKSFVDDLLNEGADTAIIQYVIDLANGLNLEIVAEGIESEAQLQRLRKMGCHLGQGYFLTRPLPAEAMMTYLFYPQILDFGPTPPPPHPSPAETESDQCQGNMDVEDAPLPNSLNRENPWTEKLHDYVLLKERLQQRNVKEKLVLKIANKIRASLNINDILHSTVTEVRQFLNTDRVVLFKFNSQWSGRVQTESHNDFCQSIINQEIDDPCFKGHYLRLYREGRVRAISDIEMADLAECHRELLRHYQVKANLVVPVVFNENLWGLLIAHECKSPRYWQEDDLQLLMELATQVAIAIHQGELYEQLEASNIRLQQISSLDALTQVGNRYLFDSTLEREWQRLQRGSEPLALLLCDVDFFKGFNDNYGHPAGDRCLKEIANAMAKVAKRPTDLVARYGGEEFAVILSQTDLEGAIHVTKALQAGVANLAVPHSESDTGYVTLSIGIAVCVPDRHINPNALVKAADLALYEAKAKGRNQWRAYEGVQLPDVDGEA